The following are encoded together in the Deltaproteobacteria bacterium genome:
- a CDS encoding cupin domain-containing protein yields the protein MAQDAKEFRHKTPEFEGPKKTWQVCNSDLMKVQVQVVKDGGENNLHTHTGEDAFWYVVNGAVRFYGEGDKEIGVYQKGEGLLVPRGFKYWFESASKEPLEVLRVTAKDQSVDNKRVDLAPQKQWMVEQNTFGTRQ from the coding sequence ATGGCACAAGACGCAAAAGAGTTTCGCCACAAGACTCCCGAATTCGAAGGCCCGAAGAAAACCTGGCAGGTGTGCAACAGCGACCTGATGAAGGTGCAAGTTCAAGTGGTTAAAGACGGCGGTGAGAACAACCTGCACACGCACACCGGCGAAGACGCTTTCTGGTACGTCGTCAACGGCGCCGTGCGCTTCTACGGCGAAGGCGACAAGGAGATTGGCGTTTATCAGAAAGGCGAGGGCCTATTAGTGCCGCGCGGGTTCAAGTATTGGTTCGAGAGTGCTTCGAAGGAACCGCTCGAAGTCTTGCGCGTTACCGCTAAAGATCAAAGCGTCGACAACAAGCGCGTCGATCTCGCGCCCCAGAAGCAGTGGATGGTCGAGCAGAACACCTTCGGCACACGGCAATAG
- a CDS encoding amidohydrolase produces MITPQNDTARGKNFEDKQIVFGDDAKRGWTNEVQLEAMDIEGIDVAVLYPTRGLRAMVDDRLDPEFAAAMARAYNDWMYDFCSKDPARLTGAGMLSTYSIDDAVGEARRCKEQLGFRAVFLRANPLVDHQWQSEYYEPLWHALEDLNLSIGFHESTGTGRNQVGERMEPNFMLRRVFAQPIEQMLALGSFCGGGILARHPKLRVAFLEANCSWLPWLLWRMDEAYELDGDVFAPGMNENPSVYFKRQCVVSIEPDEAIATDVIKQVGNSNLVFSTDYPHVDSRYPEAVNYFLRLPLSDDDKRKILWDNCRNYYAM; encoded by the coding sequence ATGATTACGCCGCAAAACGACACGGCCCGCGGCAAAAATTTCGAAGACAAGCAAATCGTATTTGGCGACGATGCCAAGCGCGGCTGGACCAACGAAGTCCAACTCGAAGCGATGGATATCGAAGGCATCGACGTCGCCGTGCTCTATCCGACCCGCGGCCTGCGCGCGATGGTCGACGATCGCCTCGATCCCGAGTTCGCCGCCGCCATGGCGCGCGCCTACAACGACTGGATGTACGATTTCTGCTCGAAGGACCCCGCCCGCCTAACCGGCGCCGGCATGCTGTCAACCTACAGCATAGACGACGCGGTCGGAGAAGCGCGCCGTTGCAAAGAGCAGTTGGGTTTTCGCGCGGTGTTCCTGCGCGCCAATCCGTTGGTCGATCACCAATGGCAAAGCGAATACTACGAGCCGCTGTGGCACGCATTGGAAGACTTGAACTTGTCGATCGGCTTTCACGAATCCACCGGCACCGGCCGCAATCAAGTCGGCGAGCGCATGGAGCCCAATTTCATGCTGCGCCGTGTCTTCGCTCAACCGATTGAGCAGATGCTCGCCCTGGGCAGCTTCTGCGGCGGCGGCATCCTGGCGCGTCATCCGAAGCTGCGCGTGGCGTTCTTGGAAGCCAACTGCAGCTGGCTGCCCTGGCTCCTGTGGCGCATGGACGAGGCCTATGAATTGGACGGCGACGTTTTCGCGCCGGGCATGAACGAAAACCCGAGCGTCTACTTCAAACGCCAATGCGTCGTCTCTATCGAGCCGGACGAAGCGATCGCCACCGACGTGATCAAACAAGTTGGCAATTCCAATCTGGTTTTCTCGACGGACTATCCGCACGTCGACTCGCGCTATCCCGAAGCGGTGAATTATTTTCTCCGCTTGCCGCTCAGTGACGACGACAAGCGCAAGATTCTCTGGGACAACTGCAGGAATTACTACGCCATGTAA
- a CDS encoding amidohydrolase — protein sequence MSNLIITNALIVPMTEERKFFAGWVRLRDGAITAVQPGAPREVARDEECINAEGRVLMPGLVNAHTHLYQVLLRAVWEDLELMPWLKRIYGCARVLTPEHFYAGSLLGCVEAIRSGVTTVCEHNFLNPSPECALETIRAIQDSGLRAVFARTIMDTGEIVPDCTKERPEQAFRVIQDVLAKHKSAKQLSFMTGPNTPPINTTPDLLREVRRFADAHNLGISAHVAESHSVVESVRQRHGRNGVVEFLQQFGIPGKSSIFAHSVHVSNEEITILKETGTSVSHNPVSNMMLGDGVAPVVEMLRQGVNVALGTDGAASNHSQDLFDTMKAASLLQKVHHRDAGVIKPYDVLRMATVGGAKALGLDAHCGTIEVGKRADLILVDMGTVHGAPVNDIFSQIVHCAKASDVCTVIVDGKVVMRDRQLTGLDDKKILADAKDANRDLMNRLNSSL from the coding sequence ATGAGCAATCTGATCATCACCAACGCTCTCATCGTGCCAATGACGGAAGAGCGCAAGTTCTTCGCCGGCTGGGTGCGGCTGCGCGACGGCGCGATCACGGCCGTGCAACCCGGTGCGCCGCGCGAGGTGGCGCGCGATGAGGAGTGCATCAACGCAGAAGGTCGTGTGCTCATGCCGGGGCTAGTTAACGCGCACACCCATCTCTACCAAGTGTTGCTGCGTGCGGTCTGGGAAGATTTGGAGCTGATGCCGTGGCTAAAGCGCATCTACGGCTGTGCCCGGGTGCTGACGCCGGAGCACTTCTACGCAGGATCGCTTTTGGGATGTGTCGAAGCGATTCGCAGCGGTGTGACGACCGTGTGCGAGCATAATTTTCTCAACCCGAGCCCGGAATGCGCGCTGGAAACCATTCGTGCGATCCAAGACTCCGGTCTGCGCGCCGTGTTCGCGCGCACGATCATGGACACCGGCGAGATCGTGCCGGACTGTACCAAAGAAAGACCGGAGCAGGCGTTCCGAGTCATTCAGGATGTTCTGGCGAAGCACAAGAGCGCTAAGCAGCTCAGCTTCATGACCGGCCCGAACACGCCGCCGATCAACACCACACCGGACTTGCTGCGCGAGGTGCGCAGGTTTGCCGATGCGCACAATCTTGGCATCAGCGCCCACGTGGCTGAGTCGCATTCGGTGGTCGAGAGCGTGCGCCAGCGGCATGGCAGGAACGGTGTCGTCGAGTTTTTACAGCAATTTGGCATTCCCGGAAAAAGTTCCATCTTCGCTCACTCGGTGCATGTCTCGAACGAAGAAATTACCATTCTCAAAGAAACCGGCACGTCCGTGTCGCACAACCCGGTCAGCAACATGATGCTCGGCGACGGCGTGGCGCCGGTGGTCGAAATGCTGCGCCAAGGCGTCAACGTCGCACTCGGCACCGACGGCGCGGCGAGCAATCATTCGCAGGATTTGTTCGATACCATGAAGGCCGCTTCGCTCTTGCAAAAAGTCCATCACCGCGACGCCGGCGTTATAAAACCCTACGACGTGCTGCGCATGGCGACGGTCGGCGGCGCCAAAGCTCTAGGACTCGACGCGCATTGCGGTACGATCGAAGTCGGCAAGCGCGCCGATCTGATTCTCGTCGACATGGGGACCGTGCACGGCGCGCCGGTGAACGATATTTTTAGCCAGATCGTGCACTGCGCCAAAGCGAGCGATGTGTGCACGGTGATTGTCGACGGCAAGGTCGTCATGCGCGACCGTCAGCTCACGGGCCTCGATGACAAAAAGATTCTCGCCGACGCCAAAGATGCCAACCGCGATCTAATGAACCGGCTGAATTCTTCTCTTTGA
- a CDS encoding acyl-CoA desaturase yields MKISSSFVQWFDADYHNPNSTAKIRDIDRVNWLRCAPFVLLHLGCLGVFLVGWSWTAVWTAFALYFVRMFAITGIYHRYFSHRTFKTSRPAQLVFAIIGAASAQRGPLWWAANHRNHHRDSDTPADPHSPVQYGFMRAHAGWFMCTRYYATQYNRIKDFASFPELVWLNRFDKAVPLALGLLIYLCGAALARTAPELGVTGMQLFVWGFVVSTTVLFHATASINSVAHVLGSKRYDTGDESRNNFLLALITLGEGWHNNHHQHMACTRQGFYWWEIDITYYILKILSWLGVIWDLKPVPVKAYDPAEQLAGKKHLRAA; encoded by the coding sequence ATGAAAATAAGTTCATCGTTCGTCCAATGGTTTGACGCCGACTATCACAACCCGAATTCCACAGCAAAGATTCGCGATATTGACCGCGTCAATTGGCTGCGCTGCGCGCCGTTTGTGCTATTGCACCTGGGCTGCCTTGGCGTGTTTCTCGTGGGCTGGAGCTGGACCGCCGTCTGGACAGCTTTCGCGCTCTATTTTGTGCGCATGTTCGCCATCACTGGCATCTACCATCGTTACTTCTCACACCGCACTTTCAAAACTTCGCGCCCGGCGCAGCTGGTTTTTGCCATCATTGGAGCGGCTTCGGCGCAGCGCGGCCCGCTTTGGTGGGCGGCCAATCACAGAAACCATCATCGCGACTCCGACACGCCGGCCGACCCGCATTCGCCGGTGCAATACGGCTTCATGCGCGCGCACGCCGGCTGGTTCATGTGCACACGCTATTACGCCACCCAATACAACCGCATCAAAGACTTTGCCAGCTTTCCAGAACTCGTGTGGTTGAACCGCTTTGACAAAGCAGTGCCGCTGGCTCTTGGATTGCTGATTTATCTTTGCGGCGCCGCCCTGGCGCGCACCGCGCCTGAGCTTGGCGTGACCGGCATGCAACTATTTGTCTGGGGATTTGTCGTCAGCACCACCGTGTTGTTTCATGCCACCGCTAGCATCAACTCGGTGGCCCATGTGCTTGGCAGCAAGCGCTACGACACCGGCGACGAAAGCCGCAACAACTTTCTCCTGGCGCTGATCACACTGGGCGAAGGATGGCACAACAACCACCACCAACATATGGCCTGCACCCGACAGGGCTTTTACTGGTGGGAGATCGATATCACCTACTACATCCTGAAAATCTTATCGTGGCTGGGCGTCATCTGGGACCTGAAGCCAGTGCCGGTCAAGGCCTACGATCCGGCGGAGCAACTTGCCGGTAAGAAGCACTTGCGCGCGGCGTGA
- a CDS encoding ABC transporter substrate-binding protein, whose protein sequence is MARTIFAMMASWFVTLAVANAQPVRGAFPSPSIQILPMMVAAERGFYKKEGLDLELIFVRGAATAVQALIANQIHFIFSIGPQMPAVWEGNDIMILAQQVGRPTFSMVVTTDIQKISDLKGKKIGVTFGGSTAAGTKALLELNKINPDREVEYINLPGNEPKITAMKQGIISAALLAPPADYLATKAGLKRLVSLADIFKDTAFTGLAATSRTIKENPQMVRRMVRAIVRSVIHTRDNPEDALQITMKRLKLERDAAQDAYQMIRDALVPVPTEKGVELMAQWQAIALNTKPKRKVTEYMDLRLANEVMTELGQK, encoded by the coding sequence AGCATACAGATCTTGCCCATGATGGTGGCGGCCGAGCGCGGCTTTTACAAAAAAGAGGGTTTGGATTTGGAGCTGATCTTCGTGCGCGGCGCGGCGACTGCCGTGCAAGCGCTGATCGCCAACCAGATTCATTTTATTTTTTCCATCGGGCCGCAGATGCCGGCGGTGTGGGAAGGCAACGACATTATGATTCTCGCCCAGCAAGTGGGGCGGCCGACATTCTCGATGGTGGTGACGACGGACATTCAAAAGATCAGCGATCTCAAGGGCAAGAAAATCGGTGTTACCTTCGGTGGTTCCACTGCGGCGGGCACCAAAGCGCTGCTCGAACTGAACAAGATCAACCCGGACAGAGAGGTCGAATACATCAACTTGCCCGGCAACGAACCGAAGATTACGGCGATGAAACAGGGGATTATCTCTGCCGCGCTGCTGGCGCCGCCTGCCGACTATCTCGCTACGAAGGCTGGCTTAAAGCGCTTGGTGAGCTTGGCGGATATTTTCAAAGACACGGCGTTTACCGGCTTGGCGGCGACGTCGCGAACGATCAAAGAAAATCCGCAGATGGTGCGGCGCATGGTACGTGCCATCGTGCGCTCGGTGATCCACACGCGCGACAATCCGGAAGACGCCTTGCAGATTACCATGAAAAGGTTGAAGCTCGAACGCGACGCGGCGCAGGACGCCTACCAGATGATTCGCGATGCCCTGGTTCCCGTGCCGACGGAAAAGGGCGTCGAGCTGATGGCGCAATGGCAGGCGATCGCGTTGAATACCAAGCCGAAGCGGAAAGTGACCGAGTATATGGACTTGCGTTTAGCCAACGAAGTAATGACGGAGCTGGGACAGAAGTGA